The following is a genomic window from Roseitalea porphyridii.
CGGGCGGGCCGCGCTTGGCGGTCTTTATCTGAACACCGGCCACGGCACACTCGGCTGGACGATGGCGTGCGGCTCGGCACGCGTGATCGCCGATCTGGTCTCGGGCCGCACGCCCGACATCGACGCGCGCGATCTCGGCCCGCAGCGATATGAAAGCTGAGCGCAGTTGACCGGAGCGCCGCGCTCGGCCATCGGAGGGGTCCCACCAAGGCGAACGCGGACAGGGCGCGGGGCATGGATCAGTCGGACCAATCGCACGATAACGCCCGGGCGCTGACGGGCGCTGGCGGGCATGATGGCCCTCGGCCGGCCCCCGCCCTGCCGCGCGGGCCGCGCTAGATGCCGGGCCCGGGACCCGTCACCGTCGGCGTTCTGTTGGCGGCCGGCCGTTCCGAGCGGTTCGGCGCGGCCGACAAGCTGCTGGCGACGTTCAGGGGCGTGCCGCTCGTCCGCCACGCGGCGAACGCCATGGCCTCGGCCGGCCTGACACATCGGATCGCCGTGACGTCGAGCGGGGATGTCGCCCGCCTCGTCGACCCGCTATGCGACCGGGTGATCACGCAGGCGAGCGCGGCCATGTCCGGGACGATCCGGACCGGCGTCGAGCACGCGCGCGAGCTCGGCGCGGAGCGTCTCCTGCTCGTGCTCGGCGACATGCCGTTCGTGACCGCGGCGATGCTCGACCAGCTGGTGGCGCGCTGCACCGACGATGCGCCCGCCGCGCTGACCGACGGCGCGCGCATCGTGCCGCCGGCCTGCTTTCCGAGTGGGGATTTCGACGCTCTGTCCGCGCTTCGCGGTGACCGGGGCGCGCGCGAGCGGCTCGGCCGGCTGCCGCCCTCCGCATGC
Proteins encoded in this region:
- a CDS encoding nucleotidyltransferase family protein; this encodes MPGPGPVTVGVLLAAGRSERFGAADKLLATFRGVPLVRHAANAMASAGLTHRIAVTSSGDVARLVDPLCDRVITQASAAMSGTIRTGVEHARELGAERLLLVLGDMPFVTAAMLDQLVARCTDDAPAALTDGARIVPPACFPSGDFDALSALRGDRGARERLGRLPPSACVQVPCPALVDIDDQAALARWDRAG